From the genome of Phocoena phocoena chromosome 18, mPhoPho1.1, whole genome shotgun sequence, one region includes:
- the LAMP1 gene encoding lysosome-associated membrane glycoprotein 1, whose protein sequence is MAAPGGSRRWPLLLLLLLLLLLNLPGLVHGASAVFVVKDGNGTACIMADFSAAFLISYDTQNGSKNVTFELPASAEVLNSSSCGKGNASDSSLVIAFGRGHTLTLSFTRNATRYSVQLMRFVYNLSDTGIFPNSSSKETKTVESVTDIKADINKKYRCVSGKQISLHNVTLTLRDATIQAYLSNGNFSREETHCEQDGPSPPTPTAPPRPSPTPAPESPSVSKYNVSGTNGTCLLASMGLQLNITYRTRGNTTVTREFNIDPNKTTFGGSCTAQLVTLALRSGNLLLVLQFAMNASSSRVFLQEVQLNMTLPDAREPTFWATNNSLRALQAAAGNSYKCNAEERVQVTEAFFLNIFRVWVQAFHVDGDRFGPVEECQRDARSMLVPVAVGGALAALVLVVLIAYLIGRKRSHAGYQTI, encoded by the exons ATGGCGGCCCCCGGCGGCTCCCGGCGATGGCCGCTGCTCCTGCTGCT GCTTTTGCTTCTGCTGCTGAACCTGC CAGGCCTCGTGCATGGTGCGTCAGCTGTGTTTGTGGTGAAAGATGGCAACGGGACAGCTTGTATCATGGCCGACTTCTCTGCTGCCTTCCTGATCAGCTATGACACCCAGAACGGTTCTAAG AACGTGACCTTTGAGCTGCCGGCCAGTGCAGAAGTATTAAATAGCAGCTCTTGTGGCAAAGGAAATGCTTCTGACTCCAGTCTCGTGATCGCTTTTGGAAGAGGCCATACGCTGACCCTCAGTTTCACAAGAAATGCAACACGTTACAGTGTCCAGCTGATGCGTTTTGTTTATAACTTGTCAGATACAGGGATTTTCCCCAATTCGAGCTCCAAGG AAACCAAGACTGTGGAATCCGTAACCGACATCAAGGCAGACATAAATAAAAAGTACAGGTGTGTGAGCGGCAAGCAGATCAGCCTGCACAACGTGACCCTCACGCTCCGTGACGCCACCATTCAGGCCTACCTCTCCAACGGCAACTTCAGCAGGGAGG AGACGCACTGCGAGCAAGACGGGCCCTCGCCGCCCACCCCGACGGCGCCACCCCGGCCCTCGCCCACTCCGGCGCCCGAGAGCCCCTCGGTGTCCAAGTACAACGTGAGTGGCACCAACGGGACCTGCCTGCTGGCCAGCATGGGACTGCAGCTGAACATCACCTACAGGACAAGGGGCAACACG ACGGTGACCAGAGAGTTCAACATCGACCCCAACAAGACCACCTTCGGGGGGAGCTGCACAGCCCAGCTGGTGACCCtggcgctccgcagcgggaaccTGCTCCTGGTGCTGCAGTTTGCGATG AATGCAAGTTCCAGCCGGGTTTTCCTGCAGGAAGTCCAGCTTAATATGACTCTGCCCGATGCCAGAG AGCCCACCTTCTGGGCCACCAACAACTCGCTGAGGGCGCTGCAGGCCGCCGCCGGGAACTCCTACAAGTGCAACGCCGAGGAGCGCGTGCAGGTCACCGAGGCGTTCTTCCTCAACATATTCAGAGTGTGGGTCCAGGCGTTCCACGTGGACGGGGACAGGTTTGGGCCTG TGGAGGAGTGCCAGCGGGACGCACGCAGCATGCTGGTCCCCGTGGCCGTGGGCGGTGCCCTGGCAGCGCTGGTCCTCGTCGTCCTCATCGCCTACCTCATCGGCCGGAAGAGGAGCCACGCCGGCTACCAGACCATCTAG